TACGGGGAAGGGGGGCTTGTGGCCTATGCCGGGAGCCCCGCCCTGGTGAGCTACCTGCGCTCCTCGGCCAAACCCTTTCAGGCCCTGGCCCTTTTCCTCACGGGGGCGGCGGAGCGGTTCGGCCTGGACGAGGAGGAGATCGCCCTGGCCACGGCGAGCCACGACGGCACCCCCCTGCACGTAGAGGTGGCAGCCCGCTTCCTGGGAAAGCTCGGCCTGGGTCCGGAGCACCTGGTCTGCGGCACCCATCCCCCGCTTTCCAAGGAGGCCCGCCAGGCCTTGGAGCGGGCGGGGCTAGGGCCTACCCCGCTTCACCACAACTGCTCGGGCAAGCACGCGGCCATGCTGGCCGCCGCCCTGGCCCTGGGGGCGCCCACGGAGGGCTACGAGCGCCCCGAGCACCCGGTCCAGGCCCTGAACCGCAGGACGCTGGGGGCCCTCGCCGGTGCCGAACCCCTCCACGCCACGGACGGCTGCAGCGTCCCCACCTTCGCCCTGCCCCTCGCCCGGGCGGCCCGGGCCTTTTACCTCCTCGCCAGGCCGGAGGAGGCCCCCGAGGCCTACCGGGAGGCGCTCCTACGGGTGCAGGGGGCCATGCGGCGCCACCCCCACCTGGTGGCGGGGCCGGGGAGCATAGACACCCTCCTCATGGAGAGGCTGCCCCTGGTGGCGAAGCGGGGGGCGGAGGGCTACTACGGCCTGGCCCTCCTCAGCACCCCGAAGGGGCCTTTGGGCGTGGCCCTTAAGGTGGAGGACGGCTCCGCCCAGGCCCGGGAGGTGCTGGTGGTGGCCCTCCTCCGGGCCTTGGGCCTCCCTCCCGGCCCCACCCCCTGGGACCGTCCCGAGGTGAGGAACCATAGGGGGCTTCCCGTGGGCCACCTCGAGGCCCGCCTCGAGCTCGCCTGGCTCTGACGCTGCCCCAGCTTCCGGGGTACAAGCGGTAGCCCAGGGCGAGGAGGTCCAGGACCTTGTCCGTGGCCGCCTCCTTAAGGGAGGGGGCCATACGCTGGGAAAGGTGGGGGGCGAAGGGGAAGAGGGAGAGGAGGCTGTAGCCCCACACGGGGGCTTTGCGGCCCGTGTCAAAGACCCGGTCCACCCCTTCCATGCGGGGTCCCGGGTGGCGGAAGGGAGGGAAGTCCAGGAGGAGGAGGCCGTCCCCCAGGGCCTGGAAACCCGCCTGGCCCAGGCCCTGGGCGACTTGGGCGAGGGCGCAGCTGGCTCGGGGTGCGGGCCAAGGGGGAGGCCACCAGGTCTGGGGGGCTCTGGTCCCGGAGCGCGTGACCTGCCTGAAGGCCCTCCTCCCAAGGGTGAGGGTCCTCGAGGCCCCTGGGCCTAGCGCACCACCCGCACCTCTACCCCCGGCACCATCCCGAGCCAGCCGCGGTCGGTGGTGAGAACAGGCAGGCGGCGCACCTTCCCAGCGGCCAAGGTGGTAGGTAGGGGCCACCTCGAGGGCGGCAACCCTCCACGCTACCCCTCCTTCCCGTCAACCCATGACGGTTTTAGGCCGCTTCTCAGCCATCCCGCTCGGCCTCCAGCCGCCTCTCCCTCAGGAGCTCCTCGGCGAGGCTCTCCTTGAGGTCGGCGAGCTCCGCCCAGAGCTCCTCTTCCGCCCGCTCCCAGGGGATGAGGACCAGGCGCCCGTCCTCCACCAGGGCCAACAGACGGGTTCCCGGTTCCAGGCCCAGGGCCTTCCGCAAGGGGCGGGGAAGGAGAACCCTTCCCTGGGCGTCCAGGGTGAGCGTGGTGGAGTGTGTGGCCTTCACCGTGTAGCTCATGCTACACCAAACCCTTCAGGAACTCCCGCCCGAGAGGCCCTTCACCGGCTTTTCGTCCGGGCTGGGCCTGTAGGGGGGAGGCGGGCCGATGAAGACACTGGCCCCGTAGCCCCCGGTGAGCGTACGCAGGATGGGGTAGAAGGCCGCCGTCCTCCCCCCTGCCGGTTCGGCACCGGGGCGAGGAGCCCGGCCAGGAGGAGAGCCACCAGGCTCCACTTGACCCGCCGGAGGCCCTACCGCCGCCTAGCAGCCCAGGAGCACCCCAGCCCACCGTGAGCCAAAAGAGGCGGGTACGCAAAACCTCCCGCAGGGCCTGTCCCGCTACACGCCTGTTCTGCTGGCGCAGCGTTTCTACCCCCAAAGGCTCCTGGTCCTGGTCTTTCAACAGCGGATCGTGGCGGGGCTTACCGCCGGGGCGGTCAAGGGCTGAGGGCCCACAAGGCGGCGGAGGCCCTGCGGAGCCCTCAGCCCGCGCGGAGGCCCAGGAGGAGCCCCCCCACAAAGCTGGCCCCGAAGGGGAGGTTGTAGGTGAGCGTGGCCACGAGCCGGTGCCAGAGGCTTTGTAGTCCAGACTGCTGCAGGAGGGGCTCCACGTCCTTTTGGATGCGGGTCCAGTCCACCTCCACGTAGCCGGCCTGGGCCAGGAGCTGGAGGGCGATGAAGAGCAGGCCGAGGACGACGGCAAGGGCGCGCCCCACCTTTTTCAGGGCGTAGCCCACGGCGTACCCTGCCAGGCCGCCAAAGGTGATCTGGCCCAGGTAAGGGGCAAGGTTGGGCAGCTCCACGCCCCTCACCCTAGCCGGGAAGGGACGCTTTCGCAAGGGCAGGGCTTGACTTTCTCCCCGGGGTGTGGGATAGTTAGGAGTCCCGGGAGGACCAACTGGGTTTTCGGGATGAAGGAGAAACATGAAGAAGGGTACCGTCAAGTGGTTTAACGCGGAAAAGGGCTACGGGTTCATCCAGCAGGAAGAGGGTCCGGATGTGTTTGTGCACTTCACGGCCATAGAGGCCGAAGGCTTCCGCACCCTGAACGAGGGGGAGCGGGTGGAGTTTGAGGTGGAGCCCGGCCGGGGCGGCAAGGGGCCCCAGGCCAAGAAGGTGCGGCGCATCTAACCCCACCCCCTTAAGGCCGGTGAAAGGGAAAGGCCCCCTCGAGGGGGCCTTTCCCTTAGGCTAAGGGCATGCGCATCCTGGTCTCCAACGACGACGGCATCTTCTCCCCCGGCATCAAGGCCCTGGGGCTGGCCATGCGGGCCCTGGGGGAGGTCTACGTGGTGGCCCCCGACGTGGAGCGGTCGGCGGTGGGCCACGGCATTACCGTGCGCCATCCCCTGCGCTTCAAGCACACGCAGAGCGCCGGGTTCGGGGAGATCCCCGCCTACCGGGTGGACGGCACCCCGGCGGACTGCGTGGTCCTGGGGGTCCACCTCCTGGGGTGGCCGGACCTCTTGGTCTCCGGCATCAACCTCGGGGTGAACCTCGGCCTGGACCTCACCCACTCGGGCACGGTGGCCGCGGCCCTCGAGGGGGCCTCCTTGGGCATTCCCTCCCTCGCCTTTAGCCTGGACACCTCGGGGGAGGAGCTGAACTTTGCCCGTGCGGCAGAGTGGGCGGTGCGCCTGGCCCGGCGGGTGGCGGAACGGGGGCTGCCCAAGGGGGTCCTCCTCAACGTGAACTTTCCCGCCGGCGCCCCCAAGGGGGTCCTCGTCACCCGCCTCTCCACCCACCGCTTTGAGGACCGGGTGGTGGAGCGCCTGGACCCCGAGGGGAGGCCCTACTACTGGATCGCCGGGACCCCTGTGGGGGAAGAGGAGGAGGGCACGGACCTTTGGGCGGTGCGCCGGGGCTACATCTCCGTCACCCCGGTGAGCCTGGACTTCACCGCCTTGGACTTCCTCCCCGAGCTTGCCCGGTGGCTTGGGGTCCCGGAAGGCCCCTAGAGCAGGCGGACGGGCATCCCCTCCCGGAGGCCCAGGGCCTCCCGGGCGTTACCCCGGTTCACGGCGATCTCCAGAAGCCCCGCGCTTCCTAAGTAGGCCAAGACCTCCCCTTCCGCCGCCTCGCCGAAGGTGCGCAGGACCCGCACCCGCCTCCCCGCCACTTCCACAAAGCTCCCCAAAGGGGCGGCGAGGAGGGTGGTGATGGCGTTGCCGAAGCGGTCAAAGGTGAGGACCTCGCCCCAAGGCCCCGGGCTCAGGGCGAGGGGTAGCCGGAGGAGGCCTTCCGGGGCGACCTCCGGGCCCAGGGCTTCGGGGGGTAGGTCCAGGGCCAGGTGGGCCGCAGCGGGGGCAAAGCGGTCGCGGCCGTGGAAGGTGTGCGCCCCCGGGCGCCAGCCAGGAAGGGGCTCCACGCCTTTGGGCCTGGGCGGGACTACCTCTTCCAGGAGGAAGGCCCGCTTGGGGGGGTCCAGAAGCCAGGCCAGGCTGAAGAGGCCGTTGTCGGGGCCCACGTACCACCGCCTCCCCAAGGCGGCGATGGCCCTTCTCGCCGTGCCCACCCCCGGGTCCACCACCGCCAGGACCACCGCCCCCTCGGGCAGGTAGGGCACGGCCTCAAAGAGGGCGTAGGCGGCCCGGCGCAGGTCCCCCGGGGGCAGGGCGTGGGCCAGGTCGGCCACCCTCGCCCCTGGGGCCCGCTCCTCCAACACCGCCCGCACCACCCCCGCGTAGGGGTCCTCGAGGCCGAAGTCCGAGAGGAAGAAGACGGGCCGCATGGCCTAGAAGCGCCGGAGCCAGGGGGTGGGGAGGAGGGAGAGGACCACCCCGGCCACCACCCAGCCCAAAGCCGTCCCCAGGACCCCCTCCGTGCGGTTCTTGACCCAGAGGAGCCCGGCCCCCAGGAGGAAGAGGAGGAGGGTGGGGCCGGGCACCGCCAGGGCGAAGAGGAGGGCGGAAAGGTAGGGGGAGAGGCTCCGGTAGCGCTCGCGGAAGACCAGGGGAACGAGGCCGCGGAAGAAGGGTTCCATCAGGGCCAGGCCCAGGAAGGCGAGGAGGTGGAGGGGTAGGGTGGAAAACCCGAGGAGGGGGCGCAGCGCCCCGTAGGCGTAGAGGCCCAGGAGCAAGGCAGGCCCTACCCAGAACCCTTCCACCCAGCCCTCGAGGGGCCCCAGGATGGAGGCGAGCCGGGACCGTTGCCAAAGGAGGAGGCCGAGGAAAAGGAGGAGGCCGTAGACCAGGTAGAAGCTTGGCAAGAGCTGGTCCCGCTGGTAGGGCGTGACCAGGGCCAGGCCGTTGCCGAAGAGGACCTTGCCCAGGGCGAAGGCCAGGCCCAAGGCCACGAGCAGGGCCAGAAGGAGGAAGGCGTAAAGGCTTCCCGGCCCCGGCAAGGGGTTCTCCACCACTTCCACGGTGCGCAGGGGCTCAATGCGGCTTTCCCCCAGAAGGACGAGGACCAGGAAGGCGAGGAGGCCCAGGACCCAGGGCCAGGCCCGGGCCAGGAGGAGGCCAGGGAGGTTCTCCAGGCTGGAGAGTTGCCGCAACGCCGCCTGGCCCCGGGCCCAGTCCCCCTGGCCGAAGTAGGCCAAGGCGAGGGTGGCCAGGGCCCGGCGCTGGAGCTCGGGCCTTTGCGCGAGCCCTGGGAGGACCTCCTCCAGAAGGGCTGCCCCTTCCTGGGGCCTCCCCATGAGGAAGAGGAGGCGCCCCTGCTCCAGCCTTTCTTCCAGCGTGGAGCCCAAGGCGGCGAGGCCGAGCTCGGGCCTTCCCGTGGCCAGGTGGAGCCGGGCCAGGAGGAGCCGGACCTCAGGGGTAAGGGGAAGCCCTTGGGCCTCCCTAAGGGCCTCCTCGGGGCGCCCCAGGGCCTCGAGGGCCAGGGCCCGCAGGCGCCTTCCCTCGGGGGTCGGGGGGAGGGCAAGCCTCAGGACCTCCCCGGGCCTGCCCTTCAGGAGCCAGAACCTGGCCCGGAGGAGGGGGGCTTCGGGGTCCTCCCCCAGGCGCTCCAGGTAGGCTTCCGCCTGGGAAAGCTCCTCCTTGTCCAGGTGGATGCGGGTGAGGAGGCGGAGGGTGGGCCGGTGGGCGGGATCGCTCGCCAGGGCCAGCTCGCAGGTAGCCTGGGCGCTTTCCAAGGCGTTCTGCTCGTAGAACCGCTCGCAGCGGAGGTAATACTCGTCCGCTCCCTGGGCCAGGGCGGCCAGCCCAAGGAGCCCAAAGAGCCCCCAGATAAGCCTCATGGACTCCAGTGTACGCCCCCCTTTGCCAAAAGTTTTAGACCGGGTATAATCCCTTTGGGTGAAACCCATGAGAAAGGCCCTAATCCTCTCCTTCCTGAGCGGTGCTTTGTCCTTCGCCCTGGCCCAGGCCTCCCAGGTGGCCTCCCTGGTGGACGGGGGGCGCTTCCAGGAGGCCTACGAGGCGGGCATGAGGCTAGGGACGCCCGAGGCCCTAGCCCTGGCGGCCAAGGCGGCGAGCTTCTACGCCCTGTACCAGGCCAAGGACGAGGAGAAGCGGGCCTGGTTTGAGAAGGCAGAGCGGGCCGCCTCCCAGGCCATCGCCAAGGCCCCGGACTATCCCGAGGGCTACTTTGAACGGGCCCGGGCTCTGGGGCGGCTCGCCCAGTACAAGGGCGTCCTCGAGGCCTTGGCGGAGGGGCTCGCCCCCAGGATCCGGAGCGACCTGGAAAGGACCCTGAAGCTCAAGCCAGACCACGCCGGAGCCATGGTGGCCCTGGCCCTGTGGCACTTTGAGCTGGTGCAAAAAGGCTGGCTGGTGGCCGCCACCCAGGGGGCCGACGGGGGCAGGGTGGAGCCCCTGATGCGGCGGGCCATTGAGCTGGAACCCGACGGCATCATCCACCGGGTGGAGTACGCCCGGGTCCTTTCCGCCTGGGGGAAGAGGGAAGAGGCCAGGAAGCAGCTGGAAATGGCCCTCTCCCTTCCCGCCCGGACCGCTTCTGACCGCTACGACCAAGAAAGGGCCCGCCAGGAGCTTGCCAAGCTGAAGTAGCCCCTACTTGGGGGTAGGGAGGCGGAGGCCGAGCCTCCGCCCGAAGATCCGAAGGAGCCCCGTGGTTAGGGCCCCCAGGAACAAGGCCCCTTCCGGGTAGCTTCCGTGGAGGGCGTAGACCATCAAGGCCCCCACCCAGGCCGCCGAGGCGTAGAGGTCCCCCGCCCGGTAGAGGATCCCCGGCACCTCCCCGGAAAGGACGTCCCGCAACACCCCACCCCCCACCCCGGAAAGGGTGCCCGCCAGGGCCACGCCAAAGGGGCCGAGGCCCGCCTGAAGGCCCCTTTCCGCCCCTAAGGCGGCGAAGAGGCCCAGGCCCAGGGTATCCAGGTAGTGGATGAGGGGTCCCAGGGCGTGCACCCTGGGGTGGAAGCGGAAGACCAGAAGCCCGGTGAGGACCACGCTCCACAAAAGGGGCTCGTTCCTGAGGGCCGTGGGAGGTAGGGTGCCCACCAGGACGTCCCGGATGGACCCGCCCCCCACGGCGGTCACCGTGGCCAGGACCAGAACCCCCAAGAGGTCAAACCCCTTCTCCACCCCCTTGAGGGCCCCGGTGGCGGCGAAGGCCAGGGTGCCGAGCCAGACCAGTCCCTCAACCATCCAAAAGCACCACCGCCCGGGCCTGGACGTGCTGGGGGGCCAGGCCCTCCGAGGTCTTGAAGGCCAGACCGATGCGGTCTAGGGGGAGGCCAAGGAGCCCGGCGAGGCCCTTGGCCAGGGCCTCCCGGTAGGGGTTGAGTTTGGGCCGGTCTAGGGTGAGGACGAGGCTTGCCTGGAGGAGCCGCCCGCCCCGCTTTTCCACCTGGCGCAGGGCCTCCTCCAGAAAGAGGCGGCTTGGGGCGTTCTGCCACCGAGGGTCGGTGTCGGGAAAGAGCAGGCCGATGTCCCCTAGGCCGTAGGCGGAAAGCAGGGCGTCGGTGAGGGCGTGCAACGCGGCGTCCCCGTCGGAGTGGGCCACGGCCCCCACGGGGCTTGGGATGAGGAGGCCGCAGAGGTAGAGGGGCCTGCCCTCCGCAAGAAGATGGCTGTCCTCGCCGTAGCCGAGGCGCATGGGTATACTTTAGGGCATGCCGAGCTTTGAGGAGGCCCTGGCCCTCATGGAGGCTTGGACGGAAAGCGAGTCCCTAAGGCGGCACATGCGGGCGGTGGAGGTGGCCATGCGGGCCTACGCCAGGCGCTTTGGCGAGGACGAGGAGCTTTGGGCCATGGCCGGGGTCCTCCACGACATGGACTACGAGAAGCACCCCGAGGCCCACCCCTACCGGGGGGTGGAGGAGCTGAGGCGCCTGGGCTACCCGGAGGCGGTCCTCGAGGCCATCCTGGGCCACGCCAGCTACACCGGGGTTCCCCGCAGGAGCCTCATGGCCAAGGCCCTCTTCGCCGTGGACGAGCTCACGGGCCTCATCACCGCGGCCGTCTACGTCCGCCCCGACCGATCCATCCTGGGCCTGGAGCTCCCAAGCCTCAAGAAGAAGTTCAAGGACAAGGCCTTCGCCAAGGGGGTGAACCGGGAGGAGATCCGCCTTGGGGCCGAGGAGCTCGGGGTGCCCCTGGACGAGCACATGGACTTCGTCCTCGAGGCCATGAAGCGGGAGGCCGCCCTCCTGGGCCTGGCCTAAAAGAGGTGCAGGACATGCGGGGACTCCTGGCGCGGCTCCTCCTCAACACCCTGGCCCTGTGGCTGGTGAGCCTGCTCTATCCCGGGGTGGCCTTCGCCCCCGGGTCGGGGTTGGCCGACTACTTGGTGGCGGGGGCCATCTGGGGGCTGGCCAACGCCCTCATCCGGCCCGTGTTCCTCCTCCTCACCCTGCCTTTGAACCTCCTCACGCTGGGGCTTTTCACCCTGGTGGTGAACGGGGTGGTCCTCTACCTGGTGGCCCAGGTGACGGCCCTCGAGGTCCAGGGCTTCGCCGGTGCCTTCGTGGGCGCCCTCCTCCTCTCCCTGGTCAGCCTGGTGCTCAACTGGCTCTTCCGGGACTAGCGGTTCTCGGAAACGTACCGGGAAAGCTCCTCTATGAGGATCTCCTGCTCGCTGATGATGGCCTTGACCGCATCCCCGATGGAGATCACCCCCACCACCTTTCCCCCCTCCACCACGGGCAGGTGGCGCACCCGGTGCTCGGTCATGAGGCGCATGGCCTCGGCCAGATCGGCGTCGGGGCCTACGGTGATCACCTCCCGGGTCATGACCTCCTCTACCCGGGTGTCCTTGGAGAAGCGGCCTAGGAGCACAAGCTTGCGGGCGTAGTCCCGTTCGGAAAAGATGCCCAGGAGCCTGTCCCCCTCCATGACCAGCAGGGCGCCGACATCGTGCTCGGCGAGCCTCTTCAGGGCTTCCAGGACCGTGGCCTCCGGGCCTATGGCGTAGACCCCCCTCCTCTTGCGCAACAGGATCTGCCGGACCGTCATGAGCCCCCCTTTCCTTTAGGGGCCCATTATACCAAACGCCCTCCCCCCTTATCGGGCCGTGAGGACCGGACCCACCGCGTGGCGCAGCACCTGCTCGGCCGTGCTCCCCAGCACGAGCCGCCGCACCGGGGCCCCCAGGACGAGGAGGTCGGAGGGGCCTTGCAGGGCTAGGAGGTGCTCGGCGGGGTCCCCGGGGAAGGCCAGGGCCTCGGCGGGGATGCCCTGGTCCTTAAGGTAGGTCTCCGCCTCGAGGGCCCAGGCCCCCGCCCGCACGGGGTCCTCGTGCACGCTCACCACCCGCACCCTAAGCCCCAGGGGCTTGGCCAGGAGGGCCAGGGTGTGCATGGCCCGCACCGCGCTCTCCGAGGCGTTGTACCCCAGCACCGCCTCCCGGATCTCCACGCCCTCCGCCGGGGCCACCACCACGGGGGTAGGGGAGGCCCGGAGCACCCGGTCCACGGTGCTCCCCAGGCCGGAAAAGCTGCCCCCGTGGGCTTCCCCGCTCCGCCCCAGGACCACGAGGTCGGCCATGCGGGCGTGGCGGAGGATGACCTCGTGGGGCAGGCCGG
Above is a window of Thermus islandicus DSM 21543 DNA encoding:
- a CDS encoding HD domain-containing protein, which produces MPSFEEALALMEAWTESESLRRHMRAVEVAMRAYARRFGEDEELWAMAGVLHDMDYEKHPEAHPYRGVEELRRLGYPEAVLEAILGHASYTGVPRRSLMAKALFAVDELTGLITAAVYVRPDRSILGLELPSLKKKFKDKAFAKGVNREEIRLGAEELGVPLDEHMDFVLEAMKREAALLGLA
- a CDS encoding SAM hydrolase/SAM-dependent halogenase family protein, which gives rise to MRPVFFLSDFGLEDPYAGVVRAVLEERAPGARVADLAHALPPGDLRRAAYALFEAVPYLPEGAVVLAVVDPGVGTARRAIAALGRRWYVGPDNGLFSLAWLLDPPKRAFLLEEVVPPRPKGVEPLPGWRPGAHTFHGRDRFAPAAAHLALDLPPEALGPEVAPEGLLRLPLALSPGPWGEVLTFDRFGNAITTLLAAPLGSFVEVAGRRVRVLRTFGEAAEGEVLAYLGSAGLLEIAVNRGNAREALGLREGMPVRLL
- a CDS encoding cold-shock protein; translation: MKKGTVKWFNAEKGYGFIQQEEGPDVFVHFTAIEAEGFRTLNEGERVEFEVEPGRGGKGPQAKKVRRI
- a CDS encoding trimeric intracellular cation channel family protein, which codes for MVEGLVWLGTLAFAATGALKGVEKGFDLLGVLVLATVTAVGGGSIRDVLVGTLPPTALRNEPLLWSVVLTGLLVFRFHPRVHALGPLIHYLDTLGLGLFAALGAERGLQAGLGPFGVALAGTLSGVGGGVLRDVLSGEVPGILYRAGDLYASAAWVGALMVYALHGSYPEGALFLGALTTGLLRIFGRRLGLRLPTPK
- a CDS encoding CBS domain-containing protein, which encodes MTVRQILLRKRRGVYAIGPEATVLEALKRLAEHDVGALLVMEGDRLLGIFSERDYARKLVLLGRFSKDTRVEEVMTREVITVGPDADLAEAMRLMTEHRVRHLPVVEGGKVVGVISIGDAVKAIISEQEILIEELSRYVSENR
- a CDS encoding AbrB/MazE/SpoVT family DNA-binding domain-containing protein, producing the protein MSYTVKATHSTTLTLDAQGRVLLPRPLRKALGLEPGTRLLALVEDGRLVLIPWERAEEELWAELADLKESLAEELLRERRLEAERDG
- a CDS encoding FUN14 domain-containing protein, whose amino-acid sequence is MELPNLAPYLGQITFGGLAGYAVGYALKKVGRALAVVLGLLFIALQLLAQAGYVEVDWTRIQKDVEPLLQQSGLQSLWHRLVATLTYNLPFGASFVGGLLLGLRAG
- the surE gene encoding 5'/3'-nucleotidase SurE, with the protein product MRILVSNDDGIFSPGIKALGLAMRALGEVYVVAPDVERSAVGHGITVRHPLRFKHTQSAGFGEIPAYRVDGTPADCVVLGVHLLGWPDLLVSGINLGVNLGLDLTHSGTVAAALEGASLGIPSLAFSLDTSGEELNFARAAEWAVRLARRVAERGLPKGVLLNVNFPAGAPKGVLVTRLSTHRFEDRVVERLDPEGRPYYWIAGTPVGEEEEGTDLWAVRRGYISVTPVSLDFTALDFLPELARWLGVPEGP
- a CDS encoding universal stress protein, yielding MRLLLATDGSPQARGAEALAEWLGYKLSAKLLALFVRDVRLVRIPELLDFGALTIPVPVYREELEKALTLKGEAVLERIRKGGAEAGLEVETLLETGLPHEVILRHARMADLVVLGRSGEAHGGSFSGLGSTVDRVLRASPTPVVVAPAEGVEIREAVLGYNASESAVRAMHTLALLAKPLGLRVRVVSVHEDPVRAGAWALEAETYLKDQGIPAEALAFPGDPAEHLLALQGPSDLLVLGAPVRRLVLGSTAEQVLRHAVGPVLTAR
- a CDS encoding phage holin family protein; its protein translation is MRGLLARLLLNTLALWLVSLLYPGVAFAPGSGLADYLVAGAIWGLANALIRPVFLLLTLPLNLLTLGLFTLVVNGVVLYLVAQVTALEVQGFAGAFVGALLLSLVSLVLNWLFRD
- a CDS encoding asparaginase, whose translation is MKAEVLVYRGGLVENRHRASLAVYGEGGLVAYAGSPALVSYLRSSAKPFQALALFLTGAAERFGLDEEEIALATASHDGTPLHVEVAARFLGKLGLGPEHLVCGTHPPLSKEARQALERAGLGPTPLHHNCSGKHAAMLAAALALGAPTEGYERPEHPVQALNRRTLGALAGAEPLHATDGCSVPTFALPLARAARAFYLLARPEEAPEAYREALLRVQGAMRRHPHLVAGPGSIDTLLMERLPLVAKRGAEGYYGLALLSTPKGPLGVALKVEDGSAQAREVLVVALLRALGLPPGPTPWDRPEVRNHRGLPVGHLEARLELAWL
- the ispF gene encoding 2-C-methyl-D-erythritol 2,4-cyclodiphosphate synthase, coding for MRLGYGEDSHLLAEGRPLYLCGLLIPSPVGAVAHSDGDAALHALTDALLSAYGLGDIGLLFPDTDPRWQNAPSRLFLEEALRQVEKRGGRLLQASLVLTLDRPKLNPYREALAKGLAGLLGLPLDRIGLAFKTSEGLAPQHVQARAVVLLDG